The following are encoded in a window of Candidatus Neomarinimicrobiota bacterium genomic DNA:
- a CDS encoding metallophosphoesterase family protein, giving the protein MGSKTFAIITDIHSNIESLKTAVSIINDRDNIDQIMCLGDCFALGPDPTETLETLQSIPDCIFIRGNHDRYLLEKLWTQERPNLEGMSPDDPICQAIVANEEWTANELGTAGVEFCSAMHIAHREMIGNTLVEFTHAWYQRDDMPPSMDEALAWRNHVAKAHPQIEKYVFVHGHVHTPRNETKENLTILCQGATGLPFDEDPRGAVAFLTVGDSYSWDVVRFDYNKSATIDLLEKRQPPFYTNLQNTVRYASIRNDL; this is encoded by the coding sequence ATGGGCTCGAAAACCTTTGCAATAATCACCGATATTCATTCTAATATAGAATCGTTGAAAACGGCTGTCTCTATCATTAATGATCGGGATAATATTGACCAAATCATGTGTCTTGGGGATTGTTTTGCCCTCGGGCCCGATCCAACGGAGACATTAGAAACTTTACAATCTATCCCTGACTGTATTTTTATCCGTGGAAATCACGATAGGTATTTACTGGAAAAACTCTGGACTCAAGAAAGGCCAAACCTTGAAGGAATGTCCCCGGATGATCCTATTTGCCAAGCCATTGTGGCGAATGAGGAATGGACAGCAAATGAATTGGGTACGGCGGGGGTTGAATTTTGTTCAGCTATGCATATTGCCCATCGTGAAATGATTGGAAACACTTTGGTTGAATTCACCCATGCTTGGTATCAACGAGATGACATGCCGCCTTCCATGGATGAAGCCTTAGCCTGGCGCAATCATGTGGCCAAGGCCCATCCGCAAATTGAAAAATATGTATTTGTTCATGGCCATGTTCATACACCACGCAATGAAACAAAAGAAAATTTGACGATTCTTTGCCAAGGTGCCACCGGATTGCCATTTGATGAAGACCCACGTGGAGCTGTAGCTTTTCTTACTGTTGGAGATTCATACAGTTGGGATGTTGTTAGATTCGATTACAACAAGTCAGCTACCATTGATTTATTGGAAAAACGACAACCACCTTTTTATACGAATTTACAAAATACTGTACGCTATGCTTCGATTCGAAACGACCTTTAA